gagtgGGGGTTttcccgccgtgtctcaaaaactatatatggttattgctttaaactttctcagaaactatttatgattattgcatataacttccacataagacgtcgggcgtatcatgcgctcatggcgcagctgtttattctGTATTGGTGCAGAGTAATTTGAAAAAGAACAAATGTTTGTCTTGcatgcaacaaaagttgcagaaGTTAGGACATAGGTTTTACAATTAACAATTGTCCTTGTCCACATTATCATGGTTCAGTGAAtgccagaaaaaaatatataggataACTGTATTTGGTGTTTGGAATCTTTGCAGTTGACATGTCTGTCTGACGGTCCACCTAACCTCAACCACATatggatcagtgatcaaggtAAGGTTTTGGTAGTCATTTGggtatctcagatactatattctataagcaataggtcaattgtatttggtgtatgaattggttgtaaggtgtacatatctGACTGGCAGGTTTTGTTTTTAAGGTGTGCTGTTACACAACTGTCCAGATAATATAGAATTGACACTCACAAACAAGTTAAACCCCACAACATTCTGTATGTACCTTTCCAAATTAGGAAACTGTAATTGATGTATTAAACTAAAGTGGATGACTCAAGCTTGAAGGATTTAGGGTCAACTAatttacggtgacctatagttgttaatgtctgtgtcattttggtcttttgtggatagttgtctcattggcgatcataccacatcttcttttttataatgatgCTTACATCTGTCATTTAATTTCAGGAAAATAGttatatcattggcaatcatactacatcttttcTATTTCATATTGGGACCAGCTGAATTATATCTGTTTAATGTAATGACacattttctattatttgtgaCTTGTGTTTGAAGTTCATTTATTAAGGATAATCTTataagggctattccagaaaaaaatgtatgggggttggaaggcagtttttgtcagCACCTGCCACCCAtacaattgtaattgagaattaaagtgcattatagtgtgaaaagttgctctgatatccatcacccatgtattattaatacaatgtgccttccaacaccccatacatttttttctggaatagcccttaaGCAAAAAATGGAAACTGCTGTTTAAATGCAAGAaatgaaatcataatttttGTGACTTATAACATggatgatttgattgattggttgttgttaGTGTCTGATGTCACTTTCAACTCTGCTATTTTGTGGCATTTTGTATAGGTTGAAGAAGCCAAAGTGCTTGGAGAGAACCATTGACCTTTGACAGGAGAATTAACTCATACTCAATATTCAAACTAACaccagtgttgacaggctattTTCTATCACAGCTGTATATGAACTACTAAGACCACTTAACCACAAAGACCCCTTGATGAAATGGATACTATATGAATGTTTCAGTGtactgataatatttttttatgattagtAAAGAATTTCTATGGGCCAAGTTAATGAAAAAAGATGAATTCAGGAAGAAagtaaattatctcccttctgTGAGAGAaccaattttgacttttaatgGCACACTACATTATTAACTGAAACAAAAGAGCACTTCAGCTAAATATAActttattcataaacattttgtttatcattCAAATTGTATATTCGGtaccaaaaatttaaaaatcaactaATTAAAAATAACTGGATGTTggttttaatatgtaaatactTCTAAAAGATgttacttattttattcttgATTCTTTCATTTAATCTACATATtgttcattaaaattttatcatgaacataatattatatttttaaagaaccAATCAAAATAGGACAATTACAATATTTGGCTTGACAAAAAGATGTACACATTACTATATCAAAACCAAAGGGAATTGAAAATCAAAGATGTGATTCTACAAATTGCACAgtgaacaaatataaaatttaaaatttaataaatatacacatagtaaataaataaacaacagtaTCACAGATCTCTccataacaatataaaatttactttcAAAGTAAATATATTCACCGATAATCATGGAAGAATACACAAAGACATTTTTGACAACagatttcaaaataacagttaCTTCCCTTAAAGATAACTAATATTTTGTCCATTTAACATAATAAGTTTATATCATCCAGCTTTagattttgtgtgttttaattgGACAACTACTTCACATCAATGAGTTGCCACcaccaaaatatatatttattagataaaaaaattagATGAGGGTTAAACCCATTTCCcttgaaaaaaacttaaaaagagTGAGTAAAGTTTCAACATGTTAGAACAAACAATTCACATAAACAATAAACCGGAGACTGGGCttaactactagtatataatcAGTATCAATAGATCAAAATGGCATGTAAATATTTCCAGCATATATTTAAGGCCAAAACCATTCCCCCCAAGTTGCaggcatatatatttgtaatttttaaatatactgcatatttttcatataggtatatagtttaaaaagtaATCAAGTGAAAAAGACTTGCAACATATCAAATTCTTATTTCCCTAAAAAGAGGGTAAGAAAAATCTCACAATATATTTTGCTCTAAATTATAATTACaagcattaaaaatataatcacAACGTCATATATTGAATTACAATTTATTCTCATGATTTAGAATGTTTTATTAGGCTATTAATTAGAAAATGCATTTTACTGTACTCACAAAAAAATGGCAGTgaattttctattaaaataaccaccaaaaagtattattatttaaGTATGTGTATACACTACTTCTACTGATAGACTTTTAAAGCATAAAAAGTGAAACTAGTGTAAGTTTacataaacagtaaaatttacTTCTTAGAAATTTCATCATAATCTGatcattttcttcttttaacaTAACTATGTCTGTTATTCCCGTTTTTCAGTGGACTAGGCATTATTCCAAGTATACAACtactaattttcaaaatgtctaTGCTTGTACTGGAGGCTCATATGATTTAGGAGAGGGCCAATTAATAGGAGTTCTTGATGACAGCACTGGCATATCTGGTTCATATGTTCCAGCTACGGCACAATTCGTTGTGGCTGGGTATTGTCCACTTCTTCTGGATCCTGCCGACCTAGCTGGTGACTGTGGGTGTGGCCAGTTAAGTGTTGGAGTAGGCGGTTTGGAACGATAGGTAGGTGTCATTGGTTTATATCCTATTGGTGGCATCTTTGGACTTGTGGATATTGGCTCTGGATTTCTAGCACCTGATCTTCCTCCTGAGCCATTCATcaaaagagtttcaaatggtccTGGGCCAATACCACCATCAGCTTTAATATCTTCCTTTACACGTAAGGCATCTGGAACCTGCAAATCACATAgtaataaatcatacatattgaGGTATATCAATATATCAAGCGAATGGCAGATGTTTCATGGAATTTTGTGCTGATGACTTTTATTCTTTCTTTATGTTCTATATCTATAATTGTCTATAATACTTTTATTTGCAAttctttttgtagattttagattttgatattGTAAATACTCctatctttaaaaattgaagattgTGTGTTGACCACAGGCCGGTACTAGCTACCTTTTGGTCTATAAGGTTCAAATACCTTCGTATGAGAATTAGAAGTTCTTAGAACATTTAACTCGTATACAATTTATGCATTCCGTAATCTtcaaataatgtataaaaactTCCTTGATAACAAATTTGGTTTATAAACATGAACAATCAGTTGTTTTCTTTcccaaataaaattatatatttatcataatatataatataatgatattaaGTGTAGTTAACCTTTTATTAAaccagttttgtttttgtttttaaccgtacctttaaaaaaaaaaatctcaaacaaataaacaaaattttcatttaaccTTGAGTAATCTGATACATATACCTCAGACATTAGTGTTTTTACCTTGCATCTCTTTAATTTTCCTCTAAGAACAATATCACCATCTGTTTTAGATCTCAGTAAACTTTCTACTGCATGTCCAGACCGTGCTGTGGGGTTTGTGTTACCTGtggacaaacaaaatatatgatatatcatTTATTGCTAATTATAAACCCTCATTAAATAGTGGTTATACAGAGATTTCTGGAAAACATGCAGGACATGTTATAtcacattaataaaaacaatgatcaATCCACAGGTGACAAATTATATGTATCTTACACAAATACACTGGATCTTTAATTTTATCAACACAATTATTGGTGCATACTCTCAACTGTTATCATTATACTTTGTAAGTTTATTTGAAATCCCCAAGTTGCTACTCTTCTTTTCATCCCAAAAATTACAAATCACAGCAGTTCtgtattttgatataaacaatttaagtgTAGTGATTGATACTAATTCTTTCataccattttattttacatatttgataaaaacatgtCTTATCTGTTCACATATTATTCACAGAAGACAAACTTTAAACATCATCGTCTAACTATAAAGTCTTTTTTTCTGACCTGGAATTTTCAGTGGCATATCCCAGGTTCCTACAAATGTGCCCCATGGCGAATCTCTTGATCTTTTGACCCCTGGAATCAAATGTCCTCTGTTGTTGGCAACTATCTGGGTAAAGCCATCAAATGATCTTGGCCTCTGTAAAAATAGAAGATAAAATAATCAGAAATTCAacacttttacaaaataaacataatacat
This is a stretch of genomic DNA from Mytilus trossulus isolate FHL-02 chromosome 6, PNRI_Mtr1.1.1.hap1, whole genome shotgun sequence. It encodes these proteins:
- the LOC134722154 gene encoding protein Flattop homolog is translated as MSLHFSANQYTNAFDPVKLQNWQVAREYRERPRSFDGFTQIVANNRGHLIPGVKRSRDSPWGTFVGTWDMPLKIPGNTNPTARSGHAVESLLRSKTDGDIVLRGKLKRCKVPDALRVKEDIKADGGIGPGPFETLLMNGSGGRSGARNPEPISTSPKMPPIGYKPMTPTYRSKPPTPTLNWPHPQSPARSAGSRRSGQYPATTNCAVAGTYEPDMPVLSSRTPINWPSPKSYEPPVQA